The nucleotide sequence TTAGGTGATGGACACTTAGTTTTAGCCATTGCTACCGATATGAATAAAGATATTAGCACTGACAGCTTTGGTGATTCAGATATTAACGTGGATGACTTTGAGCCACAATCACTTCATAAGTTTCACTCCCTTATAAAAAATGAGTTCAAACTTCAAACTCAATTCTTTCAAGAAAATCTTGCTAAGTCAGATCTAGATTCTACTACTGAAAATAGTAATCAAATGGATGATGAAACATTTGCAGTGCTCAAAGAAATTAGCGAAGCCTATACAAGCCAACTCATTGCTAATAAAAAGTCTTCAGGATCCGAATTTTATAGCAAGGCTCTACAAGGAAAAGGCATGAGACAGAACATGCCTGAGGGTGACTTAATCATGGAAGTCCTCGCTGACCTGAGAAATATCAAAATGGATACTAAAACAAAAGATATCTTTTCTAAGTTTGGTAAATTATCCACTATCGGAACATGGCTTTCGTATCAGAATAATTTAAGTTATTCGAATCTTTTTCTTAGCCTACCGGAAAACCAACGCGGCTACCTGGAACTCCTCAATCAACCTCACATCGATGGCAAGCCCGAAGCTTGGGTTCCTAAAGATTTACAAACGTATAGCCAAGTGGCAATGGACTTACCATTCACATGGAACAAAGTTAAAGGCATCATGGTTAAAGAAAATGTCCCTAATGCTAGTCAAATGGAGCAACAAATCAACTCTCAACTTCAGATGACATTTCAGTCTGATTTAAATTCTTTATTAAATAGCTTTGGCAAAAAAGTTGAAATACTAGAGTTTAAAACCAATAACCCCTTCCAATCTACAGTTTATAATGGTAGTGCTGCCATTGTCCTAGGTTTTAACAATGCTGAACTTATGAATAAAATTATGATGACACTAAAAGGCTTAGCTGGAATGTCAGCACCTGGCACTCTAATCGACTCACAACTTTTAGGCTTCAATGGCTTTAAAATTGATCCAACAAAAGCTAACGGCATGGCCTTCTCTGTTCACTATGGCAAAAACAAACTCGTCATTAGCTTAGGCGACAAAACAGACGAAAGAGTCATCACTCTTCTCAACACCCCGCCTGCCTACGCTGACAGCCTTGTAAACTCACCTGAATACAATGATTTCCAGAGTAAACATACTCCTGATAAAGTCTTGTTAAGCAGCTTTAATGATGCAGGAAAAACTATGAGTCAATTAGTTGCTGGCTTCAACTCTACTGAGGTACTTGAAAACTTTGTCGCTCTCAGTGGCGAGGATGATGTTATGGAAATCATTAATAAACTTAAAGAAATTTTGCCCAGTGAAACTGAAATTCTTAACTTATTAAACTTAGCTTGCTCAAGTGCTCATTTTTCACAAGACGGACTTATTTTCAAAAGTACTTCCCAGCTCCCACAAGCCAAGTAAACTCCGCTTCACTCAGATACGAAAGCCCCAAATAAATACATTTTAAGCTAAAAGTGTTTTCATTTGGGGCTCTCACATTATATTGCGCAAATTAAATTATATGTAGGTTATGAATGTACGCTGAAATTGCTCAAGTTTTGAATTCAATTGGTCAACCAAAAGTTCTCATCGTCGGAGATATCATGCTCGACGAATTTCTTAGTGGTTCAGTCAATCGCATTTCTCCCGAAGCCCCCACTCCTGTCCTAGCTTACCAAGAGAGCAACTGCCAACTTGGGGGTGCTGGTTTCACCTCAAACGTCCTTGCACAACTCAATGCTGATGTAGAAATTTGCGCCGTCACGGGCAATGATGAAACTCGCCAATCAGTTATTAAACTATTGGACTCACTTAAAGTCAAACACCGTTGTTTAGTTCAAGATGACTCTCGCCCTACAACCCGCAAACAGCGCGTCATGGCACAGGACAAGGATATCTCCTCAGGCCAACAGCAGATTTTACGTATTGACTATGAATCTAAAGAAGCCATTTCCAGTACAATTGAAAATCAAATTATTTCCTTCTTAGACGAAAAAGAAAAAGAATTTGACGCCATCATCATCTCGGATTACCAAAAAGGCGTTCTGACAGAGAACGTCTTACAACGACTACGAGTATCCGCTAAGCATTGCACGGTTATTGCTGATCCCGCAAAAGGCGCTCCTATAGAACGCTATAAAGGCATTACTGCCATGAAGCCTAACCGCCATGAATGCGAAGCTGCCGTTGGTTTTCCCATCTCTACAAAAGAAGATATTATTAGAGCAGGTAAAATCTTATTAGAGAAAGCCGACTTACAGTATGCTTTAATCAGTTTGGATACTGACGGCATCTTCTACATCAATCGTAAGCATGAATTCCTTTTTGTTCCTACTCAACCGCTACAAGTCTATGACGTAGCAGGTGCTGGAGATAGTGTAATTTCTATCATGGCCCTATTGTCGACTGTAGATATAGCTCCACGATATTTATTGGAAACGGCCAACGCTGCAGCAGGAATCATGATTTCTCAGCAGAGTCCTAAGCACATCAGTCGTGAAGACCTCGTTCATCGCATGGTTATTGATAAGGATGAATTCAATAATAAAATTAAAAATATTGATGAGCTAGAGATCATCCTTAAATCATCTAGCACGAAGAATAAAGATATCTACTTCACTAATGGCTACTACGACAATGTATCTAGGGAACGTATCCTCTACCTTGAAAAACTAAATGAATTCGATGGCATCCGTATTGTTGCTATCAATAGTGATACATCCATTAAGAATCAAGGTCACGAACCACAGTTACGTGAAAACGATCGCCTTCGCCTATTGCAATTATTCGACTGCATTGATTATATTTTGATTTTTGATGAAGCTGATTGCACACAGGCTTTGGAGCGTTTAAAACCTCATTATTTCCTCAAAGGAAAAAACTTTGAAGGCAAAACAATCACTGAATCAAAAACCCTAGAAAAAATTAATTGTCAAATAAAATTTATCGACATCTATTCTTAGCTACTTTAAACTTAGCTTGTAGAGGCTAGGTTGCAGATCAAATTAAACAAAAGAGATTATGTACTGGTATTATAAATACATATTAATGGTTGTCGCTCTCATAGGAATTGGCTTAGGGGTCTATAAGATCCTACCCAAAGACTTATTCGACTCTGCATCTACAAGCGAAAGTACACAGGCTCCAGAAGCTGCAAATACTGCTGTGCATCAAGCGAACACTGACAGCAAACGCAACTCCCCAGAAGTCATAAGTACTAGCTCGGACAAAACAAAAGCGCCCGCTACTATTAATCCTAAGAAAAAAATACCAAAAAACACCCCTTTATTTGATGAAAAATATCAACAGGGTTTAGCAATGAAAAATAAAGGCATGCTTGATTCCGCCTATAATATCCTCATCGAGTCTTTGGATCATTGCGATACCTACTCGAGTCAATGGACTCAATCTGCAGAGCTAATTAATGAGATCAACCTCTACATCTACAAAAATGCAGTTCCTTCCAAACGCAAACAAAGCCATAAAGTGAAAAATGGTCAATCTCTCTGGGATTTTGCTGCTGAAAACACCACGATTCGAGCTGTACAAGTAAGTAATAAGATACCCATTGAATCCTCGGTCATCCACATCAATCAAATACTCACTTTTTTTGGTGGTAATTGGGAAATTAAAGCTTCCAAAAATCACTTTACATTGCAGCTCCTATTAGATAGAAAGCTCTTTCGTTATTATAAAATAGGCATTGGCAAAGATAACAGAACTCCCGTGGGCGTATTCATGATTAAAGGCAAGAAACGCGAGCCCAGCTGGAAAGGTTATCCCTTTGGACATCCTGAAAATGTACTCGGCTCTCGCTGGATGCGACTCACTAAAATCTCTGACGGTTCAAACGAAGGCTATGGTATCCACGGCACTAGTGAGCCCGAATCTATTGGCACCGCTTCAAGCCTAGGATGTATTCGCATGAAAAACGAAGACGTCGAAGAACTTTTTAATTTTATCCCTGACAACAAAATCAAAGTGACAATTGAGGACTAATAACTATGGAAAACTTTGTACTAGAATTTGAAAAACCCATCATTG is from Lentisphaera profundi and encodes:
- a CDS encoding PfkB family carbohydrate kinase, yielding MYAEIAQVLNSIGQPKVLIVGDIMLDEFLSGSVNRISPEAPTPVLAYQESNCQLGGAGFTSNVLAQLNADVEICAVTGNDETRQSVIKLLDSLKVKHRCLVQDDSRPTTRKQRVMAQDKDISSGQQQILRIDYESKEAISSTIENQIISFLDEKEKEFDAIIISDYQKGVLTENVLQRLRVSAKHCTVIADPAKGAPIERYKGITAMKPNRHECEAAVGFPISTKEDIIRAGKILLEKADLQYALISLDTDGIFYINRKHEFLFVPTQPLQVYDVAGAGDSVISIMALLSTVDIAPRYLLETANAAAGIMISQQSPKHISREDLVHRMVIDKDEFNNKIKNIDELEIILKSSSTKNKDIYFTNGYYDNVSRERILYLEKLNEFDGIRIVAINSDTSIKNQGHEPQLRENDRLRLLQLFDCIDYILIFDEADCTQALERLKPHYFLKGKNFEGKTITESKTLEKINCQIKFIDIYS
- a CDS encoding L,D-transpeptidase, producing the protein MYWYYKYILMVVALIGIGLGVYKILPKDLFDSASTSESTQAPEAANTAVHQANTDSKRNSPEVISTSSDKTKAPATINPKKKIPKNTPLFDEKYQQGLAMKNKGMLDSAYNILIESLDHCDTYSSQWTQSAELINEINLYIYKNAVPSKRKQSHKVKNGQSLWDFAAENTTIRAVQVSNKIPIESSVIHINQILTFFGGNWEIKASKNHFTLQLLLDRKLFRYYKIGIGKDNRTPVGVFMIKGKKREPSWKGYPFGHPENVLGSRWMRLTKISDGSNEGYGIHGTSEPESIGTASSLGCIRMKNEDVEELFNFIPDNKIKVTIED